One window of Magallana gigas chromosome 2, xbMagGiga1.1, whole genome shotgun sequence genomic DNA carries:
- the LOC105348359 gene encoding uncharacterized protein yields MAAPDKVFIAALLLMAMLSISHRGVSAQPGCSTSLGVCGTGVTGDIAILCRNALSCIDAVSACGREEKDEAKKKLIEKGCSGSGIPIISAMSLFVAALFHML; encoded by the exons ATGGCTGCCCCGGACAAGGTTTTCATCGCTGCCCTTCTTCTTATGGCCATGCTATCTATCAGCCACAGAG GTGTTTCAGCTCAACCTGGCTGTAGTACATCCTTGGGCGTTTGTGGTACCGGTGTGACCGGTGATATCGCAATACTCTGCAG GAACGCATTAAGTTGCATTGATGCAGTATCAGCATGCGGAAGGGAAGAGAAGGACGaagcaaaaaagaagttaaTTGAAAAAGGAT GTTCCGGTTCCGGAATACCAATAATCAGCGCCATGAGTCTCTTCGTCGCAGCTCTTTTCCATATGCTGTAG
- the LOC105321671 gene encoding vacuolar protein-sorting-associated protein 25 isoform X1, giving the protein MDHVDKFSRIQPNLETRKKQLEAWCALVLDYHRQNKSYSVDVTEIQSAPLFCNKKLDRKLSIEGIYMVLEELRKQGHIEWKDPKTKKQGLLMWRTPEEWGKLIYSWVSSKSMQNSVCTLYELSEGEDSEGTEFHGLEKWLLLRALQTLQDQGKAEVINFDGNEGVKFF; this is encoded by the exons atggatcacgtggacaaattttcaag AATTCAGCCAAACCTTGAGACCAGGAAGAAGCAGCTGGAGGCTTGGTGTGCCCTGGTGTTGGACTATCACAGGCAGAACAAATCCTACAGTGTAGATGTGACAGAGATTCAGTCTGCGCCCCTGTTCTGTAACAAAAAGCTAGACC GTAAACTCTCAATAgaaggaatatatatggttttagAAGAACTCAGAAAACAGG GACACATAGAATGGAAAGATCCCAAAACAAAGAAGCAGGGCCTACTGATGTGGAGGACTCCCGAGGAGTGGGGCAAACTGATCTACAGCTGG GTGTCTTCAAAAAGTATGCAGAATTCAGtttgcactctgtatgaactaTCTGAGGGTGAGGATTCTGAAGGCACAG AATTCCATGGTTTGGAGAAGTGGCTGCTACTTCGAGCATTGCAGACACTTCAAGATCAGGGAAAGGCGGAAGTCATCAACTTTGATGGAAACGAAGGAGTGAAATTCTTCTAA
- the LOC105321671 gene encoding vacuolar protein-sorting-associated protein 25 isoform X2, whose translation MADFAWPWQYNFPPFFTIQPNLETRKKQLEAWCALVLDYHRQNKSYSVDVTEIQSAPLFCNKKLDRKLSIEGIYMVLEELRKQGHIEWKDPKTKKQGLLMWRTPEEWGKLIYSWVSSKSMQNSVCTLYELSEGEDSEGTEFHGLEKWLLLRALQTLQDQGKAEVINFDGNEGVKFF comes from the exons ATGGCAGATTTTGCTTGGCCATGGCAATACAATTTCCCACCTTTTTTCAC AATTCAGCCAAACCTTGAGACCAGGAAGAAGCAGCTGGAGGCTTGGTGTGCCCTGGTGTTGGACTATCACAGGCAGAACAAATCCTACAGTGTAGATGTGACAGAGATTCAGTCTGCGCCCCTGTTCTGTAACAAAAAGCTAGACC GTAAACTCTCAATAgaaggaatatatatggttttagAAGAACTCAGAAAACAGG GACACATAGAATGGAAAGATCCCAAAACAAAGAAGCAGGGCCTACTGATGTGGAGGACTCCCGAGGAGTGGGGCAAACTGATCTACAGCTGG GTGTCTTCAAAAAGTATGCAGAATTCAGtttgcactctgtatgaactaTCTGAGGGTGAGGATTCTGAAGGCACAG AATTCCATGGTTTGGAGAAGTGGCTGCTACTTCGAGCATTGCAGACACTTCAAGATCAGGGAAAGGCGGAAGTCATCAACTTTGATGGAAACGAAGGAGTGAAATTCTTCTAA